The following are from one region of the Prevotella communis genome:
- the thiH gene encoding 2-iminoacetate synthase ThiH produces the protein MFSDELKNISWDETTERIASMTDADVRRALGKSHCDINDFMALLSPAAEPYLEQMARLSRKYTEERFGRTMSMFIPLYITNSCSNSCVYCGFHRENPMARTILTPEQIEDEYRAIKQLAPFENILLVTGENPAKAGVPYLAKAIDIAKRYFSNIKIEVMPLKMEEYKELTHHGLNGVICFQETYNRDHYQLYHPRGMKSRFEWRCDGFDRMGQAGVHSIGMGVLIGLEKEWRTDVTMMAHHLRYLQKHYWRTKYSINFPRMRPAQNEGFQPNCFMTDRELAQATFAMRIFDHDVDISYSTREPAYIRDNMCTLGVTTMSAESHVNPGGYHTYPQALEQFTVSDERTAKVINARLKELGREPVWKDWDASFDLFKKCI, from the coding sequence ATGTTTTCCGACGAACTAAAAAATATCAGTTGGGATGAGACCACAGAGCGTATCGCCTCAATGACCGATGCCGACGTGCGCCGCGCCTTAGGAAAGAGCCACTGTGACATCAACGATTTCATGGCTTTGCTCTCGCCTGCTGCCGAGCCATACCTGGAACAGATGGCACGCCTTTCGCGTAAATATACTGAGGAGCGCTTCGGCCGCACCATGTCGATGTTCATTCCCCTTTATATCACCAACTCCTGTTCCAACTCATGCGTCTATTGCGGTTTCCATCGAGAGAACCCCATGGCACGCACTATCCTCACCCCCGAGCAGATTGAGGACGAATATCGTGCCATCAAACAACTGGCACCCTTCGAGAATATCCTGCTCGTCACGGGCGAGAATCCCGCCAAGGCCGGTGTGCCCTATCTGGCTAAGGCCATTGATATTGCCAAGCGCTATTTCTCGAATATCAAGATAGAGGTGATGCCACTGAAGATGGAGGAATACAAGGAACTGACCCACCACGGCCTCAATGGCGTGATCTGTTTCCAGGAGACCTATAACCGCGATCACTACCAGCTGTACCACCCACGTGGCATGAAGAGCCGCTTTGAGTGGCGTTGCGACGGGTTCGACCGCATGGGTCAGGCCGGTGTACACTCTATCGGCATGGGTGTGCTGATTGGATTAGAGAAAGAGTGGCGCACGGATGTCACCATGATGGCCCACCACCTGCGCTATCTGCAGAAGCACTACTGGCGCACCAAGTACTCCATCAATTTTCCCCGCATGCGCCCTGCGCAGAACGAAGGATTCCAGCCCAACTGCTTTATGACCGACCGCGAACTGGCGCAGGCCACGTTTGCCATGCGTATCTTCGACCACGACGTAGATATCTCCTACTCTACCCGTGAGCCGGCCTATATCCGCGACAACATGTGCACGCTGGGCGTCACCACCATGTCGGCCGAGAGCCACGTCAACCCTGGCGGCTATCACACCTATCCCCAGGCGCTGGAGCAGTTCACTGTGAGCGACGAGCGCACCGCCAAGGTCATCAATGCCCGCCTCAAAGAACTAGGACGCGAACCTGTATGGAAAGACTGGGATGCCTCGTTCGACCTATTTAAGAAGTGCATATGA
- the thiS gene encoding sulfur carrier protein ThiS translates to MKININNKQHETQASTISELATQLQLPPKGVAIAIDNQLKPRSTWDDTPLQEGACITIIKAACGG, encoded by the coding sequence ATGAAAATTAATATTAACAACAAACAACACGAGACGCAAGCCTCTACTATATCAGAGCTTGCCACCCAACTGCAGTTGCCGCCCAAAGGTGTGGCAATCGCCATCGATAATCAGTTGAAACCACGTAGCACCTGGGACGACACACCTCTTCAGGAAGGCGCATGTATCACTATTATCAAAGCAGCATGCGGGGGGTAA
- the clpB gene encoding ATP-dependent chaperone ClpB, with the protein MTIDKFTIKAQETVQQAVNMARQNGQQSIEPVHLFKALMDKAQDITTFIFQKLGVNVQQLNMLVSQEMQHLARVQGGEPYLSNDSQKVLQKAEDLAHEMNDEYVSCEPILLALLIVNSTVSRMMKDAGANEKDMRQAILELRQGQRVQSQSADDNYQSLEKYAKNLVDLARQGKLDPVIGRDDEIRRVLQILSRRTKNNPILIGEPGTGKTAIVEGLAQRIVRGDVPENLKDKQLFSLDMGALVAGAKYKGEFEERLKSVINEVTASDGRIILFIDEIHTLVGAGKGEGAMDAANILKPALARGELRSIGATTLNEYQKYFEKDKALERRFQTVMVDEPDELSAISILRGLKERYENHHKVRIQDDACIAAVQLSERYITERFLPDKAIDLMDEAAAKLRMERDSLPEELDEITRRLAQLEIERESIKREASVPSGSAAGDKLSQLDREIAELKDQERDFRAKWEGERQLINKIQQDKQEMENLKLEAERAEREGDYGKVAEIRYSKLKALEDDIAAIQRQLDSATTPDGSPSGTRLVREEVTADDIAEVVSRWTGIPVTRMMQSEREKLLHLEEELHRRVIGQNEAITAVSDAVRRSRAGLQDPKRPIASFIFLGTTGVGKTELAKTLAEYLFNDETMMTRIDMSEYQEKHTVSRLIGAPPGYVGYDEGGQLTEAVRRKPYSVVLFDEIEKAHPDVFNILLQVLDDGRLTDNKGRTADFKNTIIIMTSNATREQLRATMRPEFLNRIDEIITFTPLSKAEIADVVKLQLTRVQKMLEPQGFTLEVTPQAIDWLAQEGYDPDYGARPVKRAIQQYLLNDLSKKLLADEVNREKPIIVDSFGDGLVFRN; encoded by the coding sequence ATGACAATCGACAAATTCACTATCAAGGCGCAGGAAACCGTACAGCAGGCCGTCAACATGGCCCGCCAAAACGGTCAGCAGTCCATTGAGCCCGTGCATCTGTTCAAGGCCCTGATGGACAAGGCGCAAGACATTACCACATTTATTTTCCAGAAACTGGGTGTCAACGTCCAGCAACTCAACATGCTGGTCTCACAGGAGATGCAGCATCTGGCCCGTGTGCAAGGTGGCGAACCCTATCTCTCAAACGACAGTCAGAAGGTTCTGCAGAAAGCCGAAGACCTTGCCCACGAGATGAACGACGAGTACGTTTCGTGTGAGCCAATTCTGTTGGCTCTCTTAATCGTCAACTCCACCGTGAGTCGTATGATGAAAGACGCGGGTGCCAACGAGAAGGATATGCGTCAGGCTATCCTCGAACTCCGTCAGGGGCAGCGTGTGCAGAGTCAGAGCGCTGACGACAACTATCAGTCGCTGGAGAAATATGCTAAAAACCTCGTTGACCTGGCCCGTCAAGGTAAGCTCGACCCCGTCATCGGACGTGATGACGAGATTCGTCGCGTGTTGCAGATTCTATCGCGCCGCACAAAGAACAACCCCATCCTGATTGGTGAGCCCGGTACAGGTAAGACAGCCATCGTTGAAGGTCTGGCCCAACGTATCGTACGTGGCGACGTGCCCGAGAATCTGAAGGACAAGCAACTCTTCTCGCTGGATATGGGTGCATTGGTGGCTGGTGCGAAATACAAGGGCGAGTTCGAGGAACGCCTGAAGAGCGTTATCAACGAGGTGACAGCTTCTGACGGACGTATCATCCTCTTCATCGACGAGATTCATACGCTCGTTGGTGCCGGCAAGGGCGAGGGTGCCATGGATGCCGCCAACATCCTGAAGCCTGCATTGGCACGAGGCGAGTTGCGCAGCATCGGTGCCACCACCCTCAATGAATACCAAAAGTATTTCGAGAAGGACAAGGCCCTGGAACGTCGATTCCAGACTGTGATGGTTGACGAGCCTGATGAACTCTCTGCCATTTCCATCCTTCGTGGTTTGAAGGAGCGCTATGAAAACCACCACAAGGTACGTATTCAGGATGATGCCTGTATCGCTGCCGTGCAACTCTCCGAGCGTTATATCACCGAACGTTTCCTGCCCGACAAGGCCATCGACCTGATGGACGAGGCCGCCGCCAAACTCCGCATGGAGCGCGACAGTCTGCCCGAGGAGCTCGATGAGATTACGCGCCGCCTGGCACAGCTCGAGATTGAGCGCGAGAGCATCAAGCGCGAAGCTTCCGTGCCCAGTGGTTCGGCCGCTGGGGATAAGCTCTCGCAGCTTGACCGCGAGATTGCCGAGCTCAAAGACCAGGAGCGCGATTTCCGCGCCAAGTGGGAGGGCGAACGCCAGCTCATCAACAAGATTCAGCAAGACAAGCAAGAGATGGAAAATCTCAAACTGGAAGCCGAGCGTGCCGAGCGCGAAGGCGATTACGGTAAGGTGGCTGAGATACGCTACTCCAAGCTAAAGGCCCTTGAGGACGACATCGCCGCCATCCAGCGCCAACTGGACAGTGCCACTACTCCCGACGGATCTCCGTCGGGTACCAGACTGGTCCGCGAGGAGGTTACCGCCGATGATATCGCCGAGGTAGTATCACGCTGGACAGGTATCCCCGTCACCCGTATGATGCAGAGCGAGCGCGAGAAACTTCTCCACCTCGAGGAGGAGCTCCATCGTCGCGTCATCGGTCAGAACGAGGCCATCACAGCCGTCTCTGATGCCGTGCGCCGCAGTCGCGCCGGTTTGCAAGACCCTAAGCGTCCTATCGCTTCATTTATCTTCTTAGGTACCACTGGTGTGGGTAAGACTGAACTTGCCAAGACGCTGGCAGAATATCTCTTCAATGACGAGACTATGATGACGCGTATTGACATGTCGGAATACCAAGAGAAGCATACGGTCTCCCGCCTGATTGGTGCACCTCCGGGCTATGTAGGCTATGATGAGGGCGGTCAGCTCACCGAGGCTGTACGCCGCAAGCCCTATTCCGTGGTACTCTTCGATGAGATCGAGAAGGCACACCCCGATGTATTCAATATCCTCTTACAGGTATTGGACGACGGACGACTTACCGACAACAAGGGACGTACGGCCGACTTCAAGAACACGATCATCATCATGACCTCGAATGCCACACGCGAACAACTCCGCGCGACTATGCGCCCTGAGTTCCTGAACCGTATCGACGAGATTATCACCTTCACACCACTGTCAAAGGCGGAGATTGCCGATGTCGTCAAACTACAGTTGACACGTGTCCAGAAGATGCTTGAGCCACAGGGCTTCACCCTGGAGGTCACCCCACAGGCTATCGACTGGCTGGCACAGGAAGGCTACGATCCCGACTATGGTGCACGACCTGTGAAGCGTGCCATCCAGCAGTATCTGCTCAACGACCTGTCGAAGAAACTGCTGGCCGACGAGGTGAATCGCGAGAAGCCCATCATCGTGGATTCCTTCGGCGACGGCCTGGTCTTCAGGAATTAA
- the thiC gene encoding phosphomethylpyrimidine synthase ThiC, producing MINDHKAYAQREKYYMQGKIYPDLKVGMLKVNLTPTVTKDDNGKTHTEKNEPVYIYDTSGPYTDPNYQVDLKKGLPHLRQQWINDRAAKGQGITQMACAKAGIITPEMEYVAIRENMNCEALGIKSHITPEFVRDEVARGRAVIPANIHHPESEPMIIGRNFAVKINTNIGNSATTSSIDEEVDKAVWSCKWGGDTLMDLSTGNNIHETREWILRNCPVPVGTVPIYQALEKVDGKVEDLTWEVYRDTLIEQCEQGVDYFTIHAGIRRHNVHLADSRLCGIVSRGGSIMSKWCLLHDKESFLYEHFDDICDIVAKYDVALSLGDGLRPGCTADANDAAQFAELDTMGELVGRAWEKNVQAFIEGPGHVPMHKISENMERQLVKCHEAPFYTLGPIVTDIAPGYDHITSAIGGAQIAWLGTAMLCYVTPKEHLALPNKDDVRAGIIAYKIAAHAADLAKGHPGATIRDNALSKARFDFRWRDQFHLSLDPELALQYFTEAGHTDGEYCTMCGPNFCAAKLTHDLRKIKH from the coding sequence ATGATCAACGATCACAAGGCTTACGCTCAGCGTGAGAAATACTATATGCAGGGTAAGATATACCCTGATTTGAAGGTCGGTATGCTCAAGGTCAACCTCACCCCTACGGTGACGAAGGATGACAATGGCAAGACCCATACAGAGAAGAACGAACCGGTGTATATCTACGACACCAGTGGTCCCTACACAGACCCCAACTATCAGGTTGACCTCAAGAAAGGTCTGCCCCACCTGCGCCAGCAGTGGATTAACGACCGTGCGGCAAAGGGGCAGGGTATCACCCAGATGGCATGTGCCAAGGCCGGCATCATCACTCCCGAGATGGAGTATGTGGCTATCCGCGAAAACATGAACTGCGAGGCACTGGGCATCAAGAGCCATATCACCCCCGAGTTTGTGCGCGACGAGGTGGCTCGCGGCCGTGCCGTCATACCCGCCAATATCCATCACCCCGAGAGCGAACCGATGATTATCGGTCGAAACTTCGCGGTGAAGATTAACACCAATATCGGCAACTCAGCCACCACATCCTCTATCGATGAAGAGGTGGACAAGGCTGTCTGGTCGTGCAAATGGGGTGGCGACACCTTGATGGACCTCTCCACTGGTAATAATATCCACGAGACACGCGAATGGATTCTGCGCAACTGTCCTGTTCCTGTGGGCACAGTCCCCATCTACCAAGCTTTGGAAAAAGTGGACGGCAAGGTAGAAGACCTCACCTGGGAAGTGTATCGCGACACGCTCATCGAACAGTGCGAGCAGGGCGTTGACTATTTCACCATCCATGCCGGCATCCGTCGCCACAACGTACATCTGGCCGACAGTCGTCTCTGCGGCATCGTGAGTCGCGGTGGCAGCATCATGAGTAAGTGGTGTCTGCTGCACGACAAGGAGAGTTTCCTCTACGAGCACTTCGATGATATCTGTGATATCGTGGCGAAATACGATGTAGCCCTATCGCTTGGCGACGGACTGCGCCCTGGCTGTACTGCCGATGCCAACGATGCCGCTCAGTTTGCCGAGCTCGACACCATGGGTGAACTAGTGGGGCGTGCGTGGGAGAAAAATGTGCAGGCCTTTATCGAGGGACCCGGCCATGTACCCATGCACAAAATCAGCGAGAACATGGAGCGCCAGCTGGTGAAATGTCACGAGGCACCTTTCTACACCCTCGGCCCCATCGTCACCGACATAGCCCCTGGTTACGACCATATTACCAGCGCCATCGGTGGCGCCCAGATAGCATGGTTGGGCACTGCGATGCTCTGCTATGTCACCCCCAAGGAACATCTGGCCCTGCCTAATAAAGATGATGTACGCGCAGGTATCATTGCCTATAAGATAGCGGCCCATGCCGCCGACCTGGCCAAAGGACATCCCGGAGCCACTATCCGCGACAATGCCCTGTCGAAAGCCCGTTTCGATTTCCGCTGGCGCGACCAGTTCCATCTCTCGCTCGACCCCGAATTAGCCTTGCAGTATTTCACCGAGGCAGGCCACACCGACGGGGAGTATTGCACCATGTGCGGCCCCAACTTCTGCGCAGCCAAACTGACGCACGACCTGAGGAAGATTAAACATTAA
- a CDS encoding thiazole synthase, whose amino-acid sequence MSKLIIAGREFSSRLFLGTGKFNNNELMARAIEASATEMVTVAMKRVELDDQDDELLTHITQFPNIQLLPNTSGVRNAEEAVFAAQMAREAFGTNWLKLEIHPDPRYLLPDSVETLKATEQLVKLGFVVLPYCQADPTLCKHLEEAGAATVMPLAAPIGTNKGLRMKDFLQIIIDQATVPVVVDAGIGAPSHAAEAMEMGADCVLVNTAIAVAGDPVKMADAFRQAVIAGRQAYEAGLGAIADSAEASSPLTAFLNV is encoded by the coding sequence ATGAGTAAACTAATTATTGCAGGGCGGGAGTTTAGCTCTCGCCTTTTTTTAGGCACAGGCAAGTTCAATAACAACGAACTGATGGCGCGCGCCATCGAGGCTTCTGCCACGGAGATGGTGACCGTTGCCATGAAGCGAGTAGAACTTGACGATCAGGATGACGAATTACTCACCCACATCACCCAATTCCCCAACATCCAACTGCTGCCCAACACCTCTGGCGTGCGTAATGCCGAGGAGGCCGTCTTTGCCGCCCAGATGGCACGCGAGGCCTTCGGCACCAACTGGCTCAAGTTGGAGATTCACCCAGACCCACGCTATCTGCTGCCCGACTCTGTAGAGACGCTGAAAGCCACCGAGCAACTGGTAAAACTCGGTTTCGTGGTACTTCCCTATTGTCAGGCCGACCCCACACTGTGCAAGCATCTCGAAGAGGCCGGTGCTGCCACGGTGATGCCCCTTGCCGCCCCCATCGGCACCAATAAAGGTCTGCGCATGAAGGACTTCCTGCAGATTATCATCGACCAGGCCACCGTGCCCGTAGTCGTTGATGCCGGCATCGGAGCGCCTAGTCATGCTGCCGAGGCCATGGAGATGGGTGCCGACTGTGTCTTAGTCAATACCGCCATTGCCGTGGCAGGCGACCCCGTTAAGATGGCCGATGCCTTCCGTCAGGCCGTCATCGCCGGCCGACAAGCCTATGAGGCTGGTCTTGGAGCCATTGCCGACAGTGCCGAGGCGTCAAGCCCATTGACCGCATTTCTTAATGTTTAA
- a CDS encoding thiamine phosphate synthase: protein MVQFISHYSERYSYLDSIQLALEGGCRWIQLRMKDATDDEVRPIAVEAQKLCRAYGAKFIIDDRVALVRELGADGVHLGKNDMPIREARQILGPDFIIGGTANTFEEAKAHYEASADYIGCGPFRFTTTKQKLAPVLGLDGYRQIIRKLRAANITIPVVAIGGITKDDIPAILQTGITGIALSGTVLRADDPIAEMKHIINIINHE, encoded by the coding sequence ATGGTACAGTTTATTTCCCACTATTCCGAGCGTTATAGTTATCTGGACTCCATCCAACTGGCTCTTGAGGGCGGTTGTCGATGGATACAACTGCGCATGAAGGATGCTACCGATGATGAGGTACGCCCCATAGCTGTCGAAGCCCAAAAGCTTTGCCGTGCCTATGGAGCCAAATTTATCATCGACGACCGTGTGGCACTGGTACGCGAACTGGGGGCCGACGGCGTGCACCTGGGAAAGAACGACATGCCTATCCGTGAGGCCCGACAGATTTTAGGGCCCGACTTCATCATCGGTGGCACAGCCAACACCTTCGAGGAAGCAAAAGCCCACTACGAAGCCTCAGCCGATTATATTGGTTGCGGCCCGTTCCGTTTCACCACCACCAAACAGAAACTGGCCCCTGTCCTGGGACTTGACGGTTATCGTCAAATCATCAGAAAACTGCGTGCTGCCAATATCACGATTCCCGTGGTGGCTATTGGCGGCATCACCAAAGACGACATCCCCGCCATCCTCCAGACAGGTATCACGGGCATTGCACTGAGTGGCACCGTATTGCGTGCCGACGACCCCATTGCAGAAATGAAACACATCATAAACATCATTAATCATGAGTAA
- a CDS encoding HesA/MoeB/ThiF family protein, which produces MELSREQCRRYNRHLILDGFGLDAQERLLQSKVLLVGAGGLGSPVALYLAAAGVGTIGVVDGDTVSITNLQRQVLHSTPDVGRPKVEVAQERMQAINPDVKVETYETYLSEANALELIRPYDFIIDGTDNFATKYLVNDACVMLGKAFSMGGISRYSGQLMTHVPGSACYRCLFPEPPAKEDVETCATVGVLGSIAGMLGTVQATECIKYLANVGNLLTNSLLTFDALSMQWQRFDFAQRSDCALCGIEPTIHELKEYAFQPCKSK; this is translated from the coding sequence ATGGAACTCTCTCGTGAACAATGCAGGCGATACAATCGCCACCTCATTCTCGATGGTTTCGGCCTCGATGCACAGGAGCGATTATTGCAGTCGAAGGTGCTGCTGGTAGGGGCAGGCGGACTGGGTTCACCAGTTGCCCTCTATCTGGCGGCTGCAGGTGTGGGTACCATCGGTGTTGTGGATGGCGACACCGTCAGCATCACCAACCTGCAGCGACAGGTACTTCACAGCACACCCGACGTAGGACGTCCCAAGGTGGAGGTAGCCCAAGAGCGCATGCAGGCCATCAATCCTGATGTCAAGGTCGAGACCTACGAGACCTATCTCAGTGAGGCCAATGCCCTCGAACTGATACGTCCCTACGATTTCATCATCGACGGCACCGATAATTTCGCCACGAAATATCTGGTCAACGACGCCTGCGTAATGTTAGGAAAGGCCTTTTCCATGGGCGGCATCAGTCGCTATAGCGGACAATTGATGACCCATGTGCCCGGCTCAGCCTGCTATCGTTGTCTGTTTCCCGAGCCACCCGCCAAAGAGGACGTAGAGACCTGCGCCACCGTTGGTGTGCTCGGCTCTATCGCCGGCATGCTGGGTACCGTTCAGGCCACCGAGTGTATCAAATATCTTGCTAACGTGGGCAATCTGCTCACCAATAGTCTTCTCACCTTCGATGCCCTCTCGATGCAGTGGCAGCGCTTCGACTTCGCCCAGCGTTCCGACTGTGCCCTCTGCGGCATAGAGCCAACCATTCATGAACTGAAGGAATATGCCTTCCAACCCTGTAAATCAAAATAA